The DNA window CCGAGGAGGCCCCCATGCTGGACATCGCCGACGAACTGAACCGGTGGGTCGAGCAGGGGCGTGACTTCGCCGTCGCCACCGTGGTGGCGGTCGGCGGCAGCGCGCCCCGGCAGCCCGGGGCCGCGCTCGCCGTCGACAGCGAGGGCACGGCCATCGGCTCGGTATCCGGCGGATGCGTGGAGGGCGCGGTGTACGAGCTGTGCCGGCAGGCGCTCGAAGACGGCCGGACCGTCGCCGAGCGCTTCGGCTACAGCGACGACGATGCCTTCGCGGTCGGTCTGACCTGCGGCGGGATCATCGACATCCTGGTCACCCCGGTCTGCGCGGGCTCTCCGGTACGGGAGGTGTTCGCGGCCGGTCTGGCCGCCGCCGCCCGTGGGGAGGCGGCGGCGGTCGCCCGAGTGGCCGAGGGGCCGGCCGAGCTGATGGGCCGCGCCGTGTTCGTCCGTAACGAAGGCGCCTGGGAGGGCGGCTTCGGGGGCCACCCCGAGCTGGACCGCACCATCGCCGAAGAGGCCCGCGCCATGCTCGACGCCGGCCGGACCGGCGTGCTGGAGATCGGCGCCGACGGCCGCCTCTGCGGAGAGCCGCTCAAGGTGCTGGTCGAATCCAGTGTCCCCGCCCCGCGGATGATCGTCTTCGGCGCCATCGACTTCGCCTCCGCCCTCGTGCGCATCGGCAAGTTCCTCGGCTACCGCGTCACCGTCTGCGACGCGCGACCGGTCTTCGCTACGAAGACCCGCTTCCCCGAGGCGGACGAGATCGTCGTCGACTGGCCGCACCGCTACCTGGAGGCGCAGTCCTCGGAGGGCTCGCTGGACGGCCGCACCGTCCTGTGCGTGCTCACCCACGACGCCAAGTTCGACGTCCCGCTCCTCGAACTGGCCCTCAGGCTTCCCGTCGCCTACGTCGGCGCCATGGGCTCCCGCCGCACCCACGAGGACCGCAACAAGCGGCTCCGCGAGGTCGGCGCGACCGAGCTCGAACTGGCCCGGCTGCGCTCCCCGATCGGCCTGGACCTCGGCGCCCGCTCCCCGGAGGAGACCGCGCTGTCCATCG is part of the Streptomyces subrutilus genome and encodes:
- a CDS encoding XdhC family protein, translating into MLDIADELNRWVEQGRDFAVATVVAVGGSAPRQPGAALAVDSEGTAIGSVSGGCVEGAVYELCRQALEDGRTVAERFGYSDDDAFAVGLTCGGIIDILVTPVCAGSPVREVFAAGLAAAARGEAAAVARVAEGPAELMGRAVFVRNEGAWEGGFGGHPELDRTIAEEARAMLDAGRTGVLEIGADGRLCGEPLKVLVESSVPAPRMIVFGAIDFASALVRIGKFLGYRVTVCDARPVFATKTRFPEADEIVVDWPHRYLEAQSSEGSLDGRTVLCVLTHDAKFDVPLLELALRLPVAYVGAMGSRRTHEDRNKRLREVGATELELARLRSPIGLDLGARSPEETALSIAAEIVANRRGGSGAALTGAHIPIHPDPQGARDSVIGRIGSVA